The Acidobacteriota bacterium genome has a segment encoding these proteins:
- a CDS encoding HNH endonuclease, translated as MLLNERVLVLNASYEPINICGVRRAVAMVFKGIAHLEEVDRARALRSPSRSLPLPVVVRLLHYVCTPYRNFTFSKRNVFIRDRYTCQYCGGTHAARELTLDHVVPRSRGGTADWENLATCCKACNLRKGDRTPQEAGMKLIKRPRATRHHSFLHYLHVKGSTEQMWRKYLFYEYKESEWMWRDSHAAS; from the coding sequence ATGCTTCTAAACGAGCGGGTATTGGTCCTAAACGCCAGCTACGAGCCCATCAACATCTGCGGTGTCAGACGCGCGGTGGCGATGGTCTTTAAGGGAATCGCGCATCTCGAAGAGGTCGACCGCGCGCGGGCGCTTCGCTCGCCGTCGCGGTCGCTGCCGCTTCCGGTCGTTGTCCGCCTTCTCCACTACGTTTGCACGCCGTACCGCAATTTTACCTTTTCCAAAAGAAACGTCTTCATACGCGACCGCTACACGTGCCAGTACTGCGGAGGCACGCATGCGGCCCGCGAGCTTACGCTTGACCACGTTGTGCCCCGCTCGCGGGGCGGCACGGCCGACTGGGAGAACCTCGCCACGTGCTGCAAGGCGTGCAACCTCCGCAAGGGCGACCGCACGCCGCAGGAAGCGGGCATGAAGCTCATCAAGCGCCCCCGCGCCACCCGCCATCACTCCTTCCTGCACTACCTCCACGTCAAGGGCAGCACCGAGCAGATGTGGCGCAAATATCTTTTCTACGAGTACAAGGAAAGCGAGTGGATGTGGCGGGACAGCCACGCCGCGTCCTAG
- a CDS encoding MBL fold metallo-hydrolase, with translation MNKGSFRVTFLGTGPSLGVPVIGCECKVCSSENPRNRRMRSSLRVDTAEGTFIVDAGPDLHHQAIRSGLKSLDAVVLTHAHVDHVLGLDEVRIFNFRTGRDMPVYGTEETFSQIKKFFFYAFDERNPYPWKPQYDLRVIEPGVPFRVAGLEITPVLLGHGGTSVLGFRMGGGAGGPFAYCTDVHEVPESAYEALEGVDTFVLNALRLKKHATHLSFDEALAAVERVGARRSFLTHLSHDFDYDVIKGKLPPGVELAHDGLVLDFSG, from the coding sequence ATGAACAAAGGAAGTTTCCGCGTGACTTTTCTGGGCACCGGCCCGTCGCTCGGCGTGCCCGTCATCGGCTGCGAATGCAAGGTGTGCTCATCCGAAAACCCGCGCAACCGCCGCATGCGCTCCTCTCTCCGCGTGGACACCGCGGAGGGAACGTTCATCGTCGACGCGGGCCCCGACCTCCACCACCAGGCGATCCGGAGCGGCCTGAAAAGCCTCGACGCCGTCGTCCTCACGCACGCCCACGTCGACCATGTCCTAGGGCTCGACGAGGTGCGCATTTTCAACTTCCGCACCGGGCGCGACATGCCCGTCTACGGAACCGAGGAGACTTTTTCCCAAATCAAGAAATTCTTCTTCTACGCCTTCGACGAGCGGAACCCCTACCCCTGGAAGCCGCAGTACGACCTCCGCGTGATCGAGCCCGGCGTGCCGTTTCGCGTCGCGGGCCTGGAAATTACGCCCGTGCTTCTGGGCCACGGCGGAACCAGCGTCCTGGGCTTCCGCATGGGCGGGGGCGCAGGCGGGCCCTTCGCCTACTGCACCGACGTGCACGAGGTGCCCGAGAGCGCCTACGAGGCGCTCGAAGGGGTGGATACGTTCGTCCTGAACGCCCTGCGCCTGAAAAAACACGCGACGCACCTTTCCTTCGACGAGGCGCTCGCGGCCGTCGAGCGCGTGGGGGCGCGGCGGTCGTTCTTGACGCACCTGAGCCACGACTTCGACTACGACGTGATAAAAGGCAAACTCCCTCCCGGCGTCGAGCTCGCGCACGACGGACTGGTTCTCGATTTTTCGGGGTAG
- a CDS encoding CBS domain-containing protein, translating into MGIPSFLNIPLVSVAPGDTVYDAAKTMKETKHGAVVVLDGEKLVGIFSERDLMTKVVVENRDPQTTKVKDVMVSSVITVSVDDSVEDALKFMSKKHIRHLPLLDKKGKPVAMVSIRDILRHRMKELHQESESLAAYFMADGPGG; encoded by the coding sequence ATGGGTATTCCCTCGTTCCTTAATATCCCGCTTGTGTCCGTAGCGCCGGGTGACACGGTGTACGACGCGGCAAAGACCATGAAGGAAACGAAGCATGGTGCCGTGGTCGTGCTGGACGGCGAGAAGCTGGTCGGCATCTTCTCGGAGCGAGACCTCATGACGAAAGTGGTGGTCGAAAATCGCGACCCTCAGACCACGAAGGTCAAGGACGTGATGGTCTCGTCGGTCATCACCGTCTCGGTGGATGATTCCGTCGAGGATGCCTTGAAATTCATGTCCAAGAAACACATCCGCCACCTTCCGCTTCTGGACAAAAAGGGAAAGCCCGTCGCCATGGTCTCCATACGCGACATTCTGCGGCACCGCATGAAGGAGCTGCACCAGGAGAGCGAGTCCCTGGCCGCCTACTTCATGGCGGACGGGCCGGGGGGCTAA
- a CDS encoding TrkA family potassium uptake protein, protein MRQIAILGIGVLGYNIAYHLTKEGVDVIAVDKDRHRIDRVKEFVLNAAVADITDEEALRKLGVDKVDLAVVAMGDNIEASILATAIVKKFGVKEVWARAISETQEQVLELLGVDHVINLEEEMGRQLAFSIATPHVDRFVEITENIDLVEVEPSERFVGKSLIEADFRNRYDMNVIAIRRYVEDEEGNEKEVVKELPRASDVIQKGDVLIVIGTSQGIENFREAND, encoded by the coding sequence ATGCGACAAATCGCAATCTTGGGAATCGGCGTGTTGGGTTACAACATTGCCTACCACTTGACGAAGGAGGGCGTGGACGTGATCGCGGTGGACAAGGACCGTCACCGCATTGACCGGGTGAAGGAGTTTGTCCTGAACGCCGCCGTGGCCGACATCACCGACGAGGAGGCGTTGCGAAAACTGGGGGTGGACAAGGTGGACCTTGCCGTCGTCGCGATGGGAGACAACATCGAGGCGAGCATTCTGGCCACGGCGATCGTCAAGAAATTCGGCGTCAAGGAGGTCTGGGCGAGGGCCATCAGCGAAACGCAGGAGCAGGTGCTCGAGCTCCTGGGGGTGGACCACGTCATCAACCTCGAGGAAGAGATGGGGCGCCAGCTGGCGTTCAGCATCGCGACGCCCCACGTCGACCGCTTCGTCGAGATTACCGAAAACATCGACCTCGTCGAGGTCGAGCCTTCCGAGCGCTTCGTAGGAAAGAGCCTCATCGAGGCCGACTTCCGCAACCGCTACGACATGAACGTCATCGCCATCCGCCGCTACGTCGAGGACGAGGAGGGAAACGAGAAAGAGGTCGTGAAGGAACTCCCCCGCGCAAGCGACGTCATACAAAAGGGCGACGTCCTCATCGTCATCGGAACGTCGCAGGGCATCGAAAACTTCCGCGAAGCGAACGACTGA